A genomic segment from Oncorhynchus keta strain PuntledgeMale-10-30-2019 chromosome 7, Oket_V2, whole genome shotgun sequence encodes:
- the gpr161a gene encoding G-protein coupled receptor 161 isoform X1: MNASGNVSTVGNATAAWDAGGGPVVLESVFIVTIALLACLGNFLIVATLYRRPYLLTPSNKFVFSLTLSNLLLSVLVLPFVAVSSARREWVFGVVWCNFTALIYLLISSASMLTLGAIAIDRYYAVLYPMIYPMKITGNRAVVAIAYVWLHSLVGCLPPLFGWSSFEFDRFKWTCVAAWHRTPAYTAFWVTWCSLPPLLAMLACYGVIFRVARLKARKVHCGTTVVASSEETSSGAQRNDQRKNSSTSTSSNGSRWSLVYAGSQCKAFVTIMVVIGTFLVTWGPYVGVVCTEALWGQGSVSQGLETLVAWLSFCSAVCHPLIYGLWNKTVRKELLGMCFGDRYYRVESFATRHRTSRLFSISNRITDLGMSPHLTAMLVGGGQLLAPGSSTGDTGFSFTQDSCTDVMLLDNFSTDGSSHIGSVAVKRRSSVTFEDEQQQNSKAAESTTIPSTVQVQVEIHKSLDTFASCLARAIESDAKLTLFGEDTPLSGVLFAAAARGAQRPRYLDGQRLRLESIDEGIVKDDREDQERENA, from the exons ATGAATGCTAGCGGGAATGTCTCCACTGTGGGAAACGCCACAGCTGCGTGGGACGCTGGTGGGGGCCCGGTGGTGCTGGAGTCAGTGTTCATCGTCACCATCGCCCTCCTGGCCTGCCTGGGCAACTTCCTCATCGTGGCCACTCTGTACCGCAGGCCCTACCTCCTCACACCCAGCAACAAGTTTGTGTTCAGCCTGACCCTGTCCAACCTGCTGCTGTCAGTGCTGGTGTTGCCCTTTGTGGCGGTGAGCTCAGCACGGCGGGAGTGGgtgtttggtgtggtgtggtgcaaCTTTACCGCCCTGATCTACCTGCTCATCAGCTCGGCCAGTATGCTCACCCTGGGGGCCATCGCcattgacag GTACTATGCTGTACTGTACCCCATGATCTACCCCATGAAGATCACAGGCAACCGGGCGGTGGTGGCAATCGCCTATGTGTGGCTGCACTCCCTGGTGGGCTGCCTGCCACCCCTCTTCGGCTGGTCCTCCTTCGAGTTCGACCGCTTCAAGTGGACATGCGTGGCGGCCTGGCACCGCACCCCTGCCTACACCGCCTTCTGGGTCACCTGGTGCAGCCTGCCGCCACTGCTCGCCATGTTGGCCTGCTACGGCGTAATCTTCCGCGTGGCACGCCTCAAGGCCCGCAAGGTGCATTGTGGGACGACGGTGGTCGCGTCTTCAGAAGAAACGTCATCGGGTGCTCAGAGGAACGACCAGCGTAAAAACTCATCTACGTCCACGTCATCCAATGGAAGCCGGTGGAGTTTAGTGTATGCTGGGAGCCAGTGCAAGGCTTTCGTCACCATTATGGTGGTGATCGGGACCTTCCTGGTGACCTGGGGCCCCTACGTGGGGGTGGTGTGTACAGAGGCCCTGTGGGGTCAGGGCAGCGTGTCCCAGGGCCTGGAGACCCTGGTGGCTTGGCTGTCCTTCTGCAGCGCCGTCTGCCACCCGCTCATCTACGGCCTGTGGAACAAGACTGTGCGCAAGGAACTGCTGGGCATGTGCTTCGGGGATCGCTACTACCGCGTGGAGTCGTTCGCCACACGCCACCGCACGTCACGCCTCTTCAGCATCTCCAACCGCATCACAG ACCTGGGCATGTCCCCTCACCTGACGGCCATGTTGGTGGGAGGAGGGCAGCTCCTGGCCCCCGGCAGCAGCACTGGAGACACCGGCTTCAGTTTCACTCAGGACTCAT GTACAGACGTGATGCTGCTTGACAACTTCTCCACAGATGGCTCCTCCCACATTGGAAGCGTGGCCGTAAAGAGGCGGAGCTCGGTCACCTTTGAAGACGAGCAACAGCAGAATTCCAAAG CTGCAGAGAGCACCACCATCCCTTCTACTGTCCAGGTCCAAGTAGAGATACACAAATCTCTGGACACCTTCGCCTCCTGCCTGGCCAGGGCCATCGAAAGCGACGCTAAGCTCACCCTCTTTGGCGAGGACACACCCCTATCTGGGGTGTTGTTTGCGGCTGCGGCGAGGGGGGCACAGAGGCCCCGTTACCTTGACGGTCAGAGACTGAGGCTGGAGAGCATCGATGAAGGGATCGTCAAAGACGACAGAGAAGACCAAGAGAGGGAGAATGCATAG
- the gpr161a gene encoding G-protein coupled receptor 161 isoform X3 — protein MSCCMRYYAVLYPMIYPMKITGNRAVVAIAYVWLHSLVGCLPPLFGWSSFEFDRFKWTCVAAWHRTPAYTAFWVTWCSLPPLLAMLACYGVIFRVARLKARKVHCGTTVVASSEETSSGAQRNDQRKNSSTSTSSNGSRWSLVYAGSQCKAFVTIMVVIGTFLVTWGPYVGVVCTEALWGQGSVSQGLETLVAWLSFCSAVCHPLIYGLWNKTVRKELLGMCFGDRYYRVESFATRHRTSRLFSISNRITDLGMSPHLTAMLVGGGQLLAPGSSTGDTGFSFTQDSCTDVMLLDNFSTDGSSHIGSVAVKRRSSVTFEDEQQQNSKAAESTTIPSTVQVQVEIHKSLDTFASCLARAIESDAKLTLFGEDTPLSGVLFAAAARGAQRPRYLDGQRLRLESIDEGIVKDDREDQERENA, from the exons atgtcgtgctgcatgag GTACTATGCTGTACTGTACCCCATGATCTACCCCATGAAGATCACAGGCAACCGGGCGGTGGTGGCAATCGCCTATGTGTGGCTGCACTCCCTGGTGGGCTGCCTGCCACCCCTCTTCGGCTGGTCCTCCTTCGAGTTCGACCGCTTCAAGTGGACATGCGTGGCGGCCTGGCACCGCACCCCTGCCTACACCGCCTTCTGGGTCACCTGGTGCAGCCTGCCGCCACTGCTCGCCATGTTGGCCTGCTACGGCGTAATCTTCCGCGTGGCACGCCTCAAGGCCCGCAAGGTGCATTGTGGGACGACGGTGGTCGCGTCTTCAGAAGAAACGTCATCGGGTGCTCAGAGGAACGACCAGCGTAAAAACTCATCTACGTCCACGTCATCCAATGGAAGCCGGTGGAGTTTAGTGTATGCTGGGAGCCAGTGCAAGGCTTTCGTCACCATTATGGTGGTGATCGGGACCTTCCTGGTGACCTGGGGCCCCTACGTGGGGGTGGTGTGTACAGAGGCCCTGTGGGGTCAGGGCAGCGTGTCCCAGGGCCTGGAGACCCTGGTGGCTTGGCTGTCCTTCTGCAGCGCCGTCTGCCACCCGCTCATCTACGGCCTGTGGAACAAGACTGTGCGCAAGGAACTGCTGGGCATGTGCTTCGGGGATCGCTACTACCGCGTGGAGTCGTTCGCCACACGCCACCGCACGTCACGCCTCTTCAGCATCTCCAACCGCATCACAG ACCTGGGCATGTCCCCTCACCTGACGGCCATGTTGGTGGGAGGAGGGCAGCTCCTGGCCCCCGGCAGCAGCACTGGAGACACCGGCTTCAGTTTCACTCAGGACTCAT GTACAGACGTGATGCTGCTTGACAACTTCTCCACAGATGGCTCCTCCCACATTGGAAGCGTGGCCGTAAAGAGGCGGAGCTCGGTCACCTTTGAAGACGAGCAACAGCAGAATTCCAAAG CTGCAGAGAGCACCACCATCCCTTCTACTGTCCAGGTCCAAGTAGAGATACACAAATCTCTGGACACCTTCGCCTCCTGCCTGGCCAGGGCCATCGAAAGCGACGCTAAGCTCACCCTCTTTGGCGAGGACACACCCCTATCTGGGGTGTTGTTTGCGGCTGCGGCGAGGGGGGCACAGAGGCCCCGTTACCTTGACGGTCAGAGACTGAGGCTGGAGAGCATCGATGAAGGGATCGTCAAAGACGACAGAGAAGACCAAGAGAGGGAGAATGCATAG
- the gpr161a gene encoding G-protein coupled receptor 161 isoform X2 — protein MLLIPGTYFLGGISLHVKMYYAVLYPMIYPMKITGNRAVVAIAYVWLHSLVGCLPPLFGWSSFEFDRFKWTCVAAWHRTPAYTAFWVTWCSLPPLLAMLACYGVIFRVARLKARKVHCGTTVVASSEETSSGAQRNDQRKNSSTSTSSNGSRWSLVYAGSQCKAFVTIMVVIGTFLVTWGPYVGVVCTEALWGQGSVSQGLETLVAWLSFCSAVCHPLIYGLWNKTVRKELLGMCFGDRYYRVESFATRHRTSRLFSISNRITDLGMSPHLTAMLVGGGQLLAPGSSTGDTGFSFTQDSCTDVMLLDNFSTDGSSHIGSVAVKRRSSVTFEDEQQQNSKAAESTTIPSTVQVQVEIHKSLDTFASCLARAIESDAKLTLFGEDTPLSGVLFAAAARGAQRPRYLDGQRLRLESIDEGIVKDDREDQERENA, from the exons ATGCTGCTCATCCCCGGAACATACTTTCTTGGTGGAATTTCCTTGCACGTTAAAAT GTACTATGCTGTACTGTACCCCATGATCTACCCCATGAAGATCACAGGCAACCGGGCGGTGGTGGCAATCGCCTATGTGTGGCTGCACTCCCTGGTGGGCTGCCTGCCACCCCTCTTCGGCTGGTCCTCCTTCGAGTTCGACCGCTTCAAGTGGACATGCGTGGCGGCCTGGCACCGCACCCCTGCCTACACCGCCTTCTGGGTCACCTGGTGCAGCCTGCCGCCACTGCTCGCCATGTTGGCCTGCTACGGCGTAATCTTCCGCGTGGCACGCCTCAAGGCCCGCAAGGTGCATTGTGGGACGACGGTGGTCGCGTCTTCAGAAGAAACGTCATCGGGTGCTCAGAGGAACGACCAGCGTAAAAACTCATCTACGTCCACGTCATCCAATGGAAGCCGGTGGAGTTTAGTGTATGCTGGGAGCCAGTGCAAGGCTTTCGTCACCATTATGGTGGTGATCGGGACCTTCCTGGTGACCTGGGGCCCCTACGTGGGGGTGGTGTGTACAGAGGCCCTGTGGGGTCAGGGCAGCGTGTCCCAGGGCCTGGAGACCCTGGTGGCTTGGCTGTCCTTCTGCAGCGCCGTCTGCCACCCGCTCATCTACGGCCTGTGGAACAAGACTGTGCGCAAGGAACTGCTGGGCATGTGCTTCGGGGATCGCTACTACCGCGTGGAGTCGTTCGCCACACGCCACCGCACGTCACGCCTCTTCAGCATCTCCAACCGCATCACAG ACCTGGGCATGTCCCCTCACCTGACGGCCATGTTGGTGGGAGGAGGGCAGCTCCTGGCCCCCGGCAGCAGCACTGGAGACACCGGCTTCAGTTTCACTCAGGACTCAT GTACAGACGTGATGCTGCTTGACAACTTCTCCACAGATGGCTCCTCCCACATTGGAAGCGTGGCCGTAAAGAGGCGGAGCTCGGTCACCTTTGAAGACGAGCAACAGCAGAATTCCAAAG CTGCAGAGAGCACCACCATCCCTTCTACTGTCCAGGTCCAAGTAGAGATACACAAATCTCTGGACACCTTCGCCTCCTGCCTGGCCAGGGCCATCGAAAGCGACGCTAAGCTCACCCTCTTTGGCGAGGACACACCCCTATCTGGGGTGTTGTTTGCGGCTGCGGCGAGGGGGGCACAGAGGCCCCGTTACCTTGACGGTCAGAGACTGAGGCTGGAGAGCATCGATGAAGGGATCGTCAAAGACGACAGAGAAGACCAAGAGAGGGAGAATGCATAG